The Streptomyces sp. NBC_00597 DNA segment ACTCAAGCACGGTCTGCTACTGCGGGTCTGGCTCGGTCACCTCGCCGAGCCGGAACTGCTGCGCGCGATGGTCAGCGACCACCTGGAGCGCACCCGGGGCGAACTGGCCGCCGTACGCGAGGCCGTGGCGCATGCGGCCGAGGTGCCGGAGTGGGCGTTCCCCGCGCTCGCGCTGCGCTGGAGCGAGCGGCAGCACCTGGCCGAACTGGAGCTGGGCGAGGCCCTGCTGGCCGATCTCGCCGAGCCGGCCGGGGCCGCGGCGGCGGCCGCGGACGCCGATCGTCAAGGCGGTGGGGACGCGCCCACGCCCGGGTGACGCGGCAGGGCCGCCGCACGGCGTGCGGAGGCGCACAACCCTGGCGGGAACCGGCCGACGGCCCCGTTCCGGGCGCTGCACGCACGGTCTCATCGCATCACCGGCGCACTAGCATGCGTCCTCACCGCGCGCGGCCGGTAGGGACACCGCGACCGCGCGGGAGCCGCCGTCGACGGAAGCGAGAGAACCTTGACTTTCCTCACCATCGGTCACCGCGGGGTCATGGGTGTCGAACCTGAGAACACCCTGCGGTCGTTCGTCCGCGCGGAACGTTCCGGGATGGACGTCATCGCGCTGGATCTGCAGCTGAGCAAGGACGGCGTGCTCGTCGTCCTGCACGACGCCGAGGTGGACCGGACCACCGACGGCTCCGGATCCGTCGCCGACCTGACCGTGGCCGCGCTGCGCGAGCTGGACGCCGGTCAGGGCGAGCACGTGCCGGTCTTCGAGGAGGTGCTGGACGCGGTCCGCACCCCGCTCCAGGTGTCGGTGCAGAGCGGGGCCGCCGCCGCGGCGCTGGCGGAGCTCGTCCTGCGCCACGACCTGACCACGCGGGTGGAGGTCGCCTCCTTCCACGACGAGGTGCTCGCGCAGACGGTCCGGTTGGTGCCGGGGCTGCGCGGCTGCCTGTACGCGGATGTGCACCTCGCGCACCGCAGGACCATCGTGGACCGGGCGCTGGCCGCCGGTGCGGGGACGGTCGCCCTGAACATCCGCGAGCTCACCTTGGACACGGTGGAGTCGGTGCACGCGGCCGGGCTGCGGGTGATCGGCTGGACCGTCAACACCCTGCAACAGCTTCGGGTGGCGCGGGCGCTCGAACTGGACGGCGCGGCCACCGATTTCCCGGAGATCCGCAGCACGGGCCGGTTCATCGCCTGACGGCGGCGCCCGCTGCGCGCTACAGCGGCTTGACCAGCAGCTCGAAGGCCAGGTCGTCGCGGAGCGGGACGCCGAACCGCTCGTCGCCGTAGGGGAAGGGGCTCAGCTCGCCGGTGCGCCGGTAGCCGCGGCGCACGTAGTAGGCGATGAGCTCCTCCCGTACGCTCACCACCGTCATCCGCATCTCCTTGGCGCCCCACGTCTCGACGGCGCGGCGCTCCGCCTCGGCGAGGATCTCCTTGCCGAGGCCACCGCCCTGGAGCCCGGGGCGGACCGCGAACATCCCGAAGTAGGCGTGGTCGCCGCGGTGTTCGAGCTGACAGCAGGCGACGAGTTCGCCGGCGCGCTCGACGACGAGCAGGACTCCGTCGGCGGATTCGATGATCGCGCGGACCCCGTCCGGGTCCGTGCGCTGGCCGTCCAGGTAGTCCGCCTCGGTGGTCCAGCCGGCACGGCTGGCGTCCCCGCGGTAGGCCGACTCGACGAGGACCACCAGTTCCGGTACGTCCGTCTCGACGGCACTGCGGAAGTTCAGGGCGGCGGGGTGGGCGGTCGACATCGGGGGCTCCGTTTCGCTCGGCGGCATATGACATGCCCGGTGCGGCACGCAGAGCCTAACCCGGGGCGGCGTGCGGGCCTGCGGGCCGGGGCATCTCTTCCGGTGACGCCGACGAACCGGGAGGTTCCGCCGTGCACGGTCCCGCCATGTCCCTTCCCGCTTCGCTCTCCGCCTGGCTGCTCGTGCTCCTGTGCTTCGTCAGCGGGGCGTACTGCCTGCGGCGGGTGCGCAGATCGGAGCGGGAGGCGCGCGGCGCGGCGGCGGGCGAGGCCGTGATGGGGTTCGGGATGGCGGTGATGGCCGTGCCGTCGGGCATCGGCCCGTGGGGGCCCGGGATCCTGCTGGCCGTCTTCTGCGGGGCCGTCCTGCACGCCCTGTGGCTGCTGCGGGGCGGGGTGCACCACACCCACCACCTGGTCGGTTCGCTGGCGATGGCGTACATGGCGCTGACGATGACCGCCGGCCACGGGCACGGCGGGGGCCTGCCGCTCGTCACCGGGGCGCTGCTGCTCTACTACGCGGGGTACGTGCTGCTCGGGGGGGCCCGACTGGTGACGGCGGGCGGGGTTGCGCCGCAGATCGCGGGCGGGCCGCAGGTGTCGCCCGCGGAACTGACGCGGGCTTGCCGACTGGCCATGGGGATCGGGATGTTGGCGATGCTGCCCGGCCTGTGACCCGGGAGGCAAACGTGTCCTGCGTCACCAATCCCGAAAGCCCGTACCCGCAGGTAGTCGCGCGCTCATAGGCTGGCGACCATGATGGTCCCCGCCGCACTCCTGCTGCTCGGCGCCCTGACCGCGGTGTTCGCCCCCCGTCTGCTGGCCCGGGCCGAGTGGCCCGAGCGTGAGCCCGTCGTCGCCCTGTGGGTGTGGCAGTGCGTGGTGGGCGCGGTGCTGCTGTGCTTCGCGCTGTCGATGCTGCTGAGCGCGGCCGCCGCCTGGCTGGCCGTCCGGGGCCCGCTCTTCGCGAAGGCACCGCACGGGGTGGTCGACGCGTACGCGCTGGGCCCGACCGGCGGCCCGTGGGCCGCGGGGACCGCGCTGGCGTTGGCGGGCGGCGGGCTGTGGACCGGGGCCCGGCTGACCCGGGAGGTGCTGCGGGCCCGGGCCCGGCGGCGGGCACGGGGCGCCGAGCTGCTCGTACGGGCGCCGCTGCTGCCCGGGGAGGACCCGGCAGGGGCTCGGCTCGTCGTCCTGGAGGGAACGCGGCCCGATGCGTGGTGGCTGCCGGGCGCGGCGCCGCAGCTGGTGGTGACGACGGCCGCGCTCGGACGGCTCAAGGGGAGCCAACTGGACGCCGTACTGGCGCACGAGCAGGGGCACGCGCAGGCCCGGCACGACTGGCTGCTGCACTGCTCGCGGGCGCTGGCGGGAGGGTTCCCGCAGGTGCCGGTGTTCGCGGCGTTCGAGGCGGAGATGCACCGGCTCGTCGAGCTGGCTGCCGACGACGTGGCCTCGCGACGGTTCGGGAGGCTGACGATCGCGCTCGCCCTGGTCGGTCTCAACGAGGACCGGGGGGTGTTCGGGCCCTATCCGAGCCCGCAGCCGCACGTGTCGGAGCGGGTGCGCCGGCTGCTCTCGGCGGCGCCCCGGCTCTCGGCGGGCCGCCGGCTGCGGCTCACGGCGTTGGCCACGCTGCTGCCCGCGGTCCCGCTGGCGGTGGCCCTGACGCCGGGCCTGAGCGCCCTGACCTGACCTGATCCGCCCGCCCACCCGCCGTGGACGGGGCTCCTACCGGCCGAGTTCGGCGGCGAAGAGCTCGCGCACCCGCGTCCACGAGTCCTCGGCAGCGGCCTTGTCGTACGGTTCGCGCCCGGGGAAGAAGAAGGCGTGCCGGGCGCCGGGGTAGACGACCTCCTCGTGCCGTGGTCCGGCCGCCTCCAGCGCGTCACCGATCTGCGCGCGCTGCTCCGCGTCGATGACGTGGTCGAGTTCCGCGAAGAACAGCACGATCCGCACGTCGCGCTCGGCGATCGCGCCGGTGGCCGCCAGCAGCGGCTCGGGGCGGCTCAGCGCGGTGCCCGCGACGGGCAGCCAGCCGGGGTAGAAGATCGCTGCCGCCGCGAGGTCGAGCCGGGTGGCCGCGAAGTAGGCGATGTGCCCGCCCAGGCTGAACCCGAGCACGCCGGTCTCCTCCGTGGCCTGCTCGTGGGAGCGGGCGTGGGCGATGGCGGAGCGCAGGTCCTCCTCGACGCCGTCCCGGGTCAGCTGCCCGAGCAGCTCGAAGGCGCGTTCCCGGTTTGCGGCGCTTTCCGTGAGGCCGCGGGCGGTCCCGGCGCCGGAGCGGTGGTAGAGGTTCGGGGCGATCGCGACGTAGCCGAGCGCGGCGACCTGCCGGACGACGCCGCGGACGTCCTCGGTCAGCCCCCACAGTTCCGATCCGACGAGTACCAGCGGGTGGCGGTCGCCTCCCGCGGGGCGGGCGACGTACGCGGTCATCGGCGCGGCACCGGCGGTCGCGATCTCCACTTCCCGGGCAACGGTCTCGTAGGCCATGGGGACCCCCTCGTACAGCGCGTGAACGGTCGACTCGCCGAGCCCGTCACATCACTGACGGAGTGGGAGACGCCTGCCGCAGGCCGGGACGGGCCGGATCCGGTCTTCCCGTGTGGGGTGTGGAAATCCCTGCTCTGGGCGATCCCCCGCGTCGCCCAGAGCAGGCGACCCCGTGCGCTGAGTATATTGGCCCGGAGCCAGTCAACGCAGGAGTAAGCATGTCCCCGCGCAGCGCATCGGTCAATGAAGAATTGCGCAGACGTTCCCGGGAGCGGCTGCTCCAGGCCACGGTCGAACTCGTCGCCGAGCGCGGCTACGAAGCCACGACGCTCGGCGACATCGCCGACCGGGCGGGTGCGGCCCGCGGCCTGGTCTCGTACTACTTCCCCGGCAAACGGCAGCTGCTCCAGTCGGCGGTGCACCGGCTGATGCACCTGACGCTGGACGCGGCCCTGGAGCGGGAACCGCGCAGCAACGACGGGCGCGAACGGCTCGCCCGGGCGGTCGACGCGATCCTCGGGCTCGCCCGGGACGAGCCGCTGCTGATGCGGACGCACATGGCGGGGATCCTCCAGGCCGAGGGGTTCGTGCAGTGCCCGGAGCAGCAGCGACTGGCGGAGCTGCTCCGGGACACGGTCACGCGGTACGGCTCGGCGGACGTGGACACCGACTACCCGCTGCTGCGGGCACTGCTGATGGGTGCGGTCGTGGCGGTCCTGCTGCCGGGGGCTCCGATGCCGTGGGCGCGGCTGCGTGCGGAGCTGTTCCAGCGCTACGGGCTGGACTGGGAGCTCGGCGTCCCGCCGGAGGGCGGGCCGCCCGAGGCAACGTTTCCCCCTGCGGGCTGAGGCGGGCCGGGGTCAGTGGTACTCGGGCTGGCTCTGCACGTTGAGCCGGTCCATCCACACGCGCTTCGCGCCTTCGGTGCGCCAGTCGTCGATCCGTAGCACGTCGAGGCCCTTGACGATGTCGTTCGAATAGATGTGGCCGTTGTAGTAGTACGCCGACCAGGACCCGCCGAGTCCGAGCTTGTCCGTGGTGAGCGGGCCGCGCTCGAAGTAGCCGATCTCCTCGGGCCGGGCGGAGTCGGTGAAGTCCCACACCGAGACGCCGCCCTGGTACCAGGCCTGGACCATGATGTCGCGGCCGCCGCCGACCGGGATCAGCGAGCCGTTGTGGGCCACGCAGTTCTCCGTGTCGGCCTGGAGCCGCGGGATCTTGAAGTAGCTGCGGAAGACGAGCTTGCGCTGGTCGCCGCGGCCGGTGATGTCGTAGATGCCGTCGGCCCCGCGGTTGGGGCCGGTGGCCTCGTTGCAGGTGGCGCCGCCTCCGCCGCCCAGCTCATCGGTGAACACCACCTTGTCGGCCTTCTCGTTGAAGGTCGCCGAGTGCCAGAAGGAGAAGTTCACGTTGTCCTGCACCCGGTCGATGACCCGTGGCTGCTCGGGCTTGCTGATGTCGAAGAGGATCCCGTCGCCCATGCAGGCGCCGGCGGCCAGCTTCTTCGACGGCAACACGGTGATGTCGTGGCAGCCGGTGGTCTTCGAGACGCCGGGGTTGTCGGGCGCGCCCGGGTTGCCGCCGTCCGGGAAGAGGACGGGGAAGGCGACGACCGCCGCCTGCGTCGGGTTCTTCTTCGGGACCTTGATCACGGAAATGCCGTCGTGCGGCGGCTGGCAGTCGGGGAACGCCTCGTTCGGGGAGTACGAGGCCACGTAGAGGTAGATGTCGCGCTCGCCCGGGACCAGCGTGTGGGTGTGGGAGCCGCAGTTGGTCTCGACGGATTTGATGTACTTGGGGCTCTTCTTGTCCTTGATGTCGAAGATCTTGATGCCCTCCCAGGAGGACTTCTCCGTCGCGGGCTGCGAGACGCTGTTGCAGGAGTCGTCGCTGCGCGAGGAGTCGGTGGAGAGGAAGAGCAGGTCCCCTTGGACGGACACGTCGTTCTGGCCGCCGGGGCAGAGCACGCGGCTGACGACCTTCGGGACCTTGGGGTTGCCGATGTCGTAGACCGTGAAGCCGTTGTAGTTGCCGGCGTAGGCGTACTTGCCCTGAAAGGCCAGGTCGGAGTTGATGACGCCCGGGTCGGCGCTCGGGACGTTGGCCAGGTGCTTGACGTTGGCGCTGTGCACGATCTCGTCCTGGCCGGGGATCTCGCCGGGGGCGAGTTCGCGGCCCGCGGCGGGTTCCCCGGCCGGCTGCGCGCCCTGCGAAGAGGCGCTGCCGGGTGATAACTCCCCCGGATCGGGGGTGGCGGCGGCGGGTCCGGCCGCGAACAGCGTGGTGAGCAGCCCGGCCGCGGCGACGGCCGCCCCCAGACTCCGGTGCCGCACTCTGGTGGTGTGCTTCGAGGTCACTGTGCCCTCCCATGGGAGTCCGATCGATTCCGCTCGTGGTGGGAACGGAACCAGGACCCCGGCAGTATGTTCCTTACCATGGACATGGCAAAGGGGTTACTCGGTCGAACCACCGGGGCCGTCGTGGCCGCGGGAGTCCTGCTCGTCCTGGCCGGGTGCCGGGACGGCGACGGCGGCGACGGGACGAAGGACGCCGGGGCGGCGGTCATCGCCCCCGGCAGACCGGGCGAGAAGGCCCGCACCCTCTCCCCCGAGGAGGCCGCCGGGAGGCAGCCCGACGACAGCCCCAACGCGGCGGACCGGACGTACGTGCAGCACATGGTCGAACACCACCGGCAGGCCCTCACCATGAGCGCGCTGGCCCCGGAGCGGGCCTCGGCGGAGGGGGTCAAGCGGCTCGCCGAGCGGATCTCGGCCGCCCAGCAGCCCGAGATCGGCTCGATGGAGAAGTGGCTGGCCCGCCACCCGGCCCCGGCCGGCGCCCCTTCCGGAGGCCCGCCCGGCCACGACCACGGCGCGATGCCGGGCATGGCGACCGAGCAGCAACTGGCACGGCTCACCGAGGCGAAGGGCGCCGAGTTCGACCGGCTCTTCCTCACCCTGATGACCGCCCACCACGAGGGCGCCGTGAAGATGGCGGGCGAGGTGCTGGCCGCCGGCAACAACGGCGCGGTGGAGGAGATGGCCAACGAGGTGGTGGCCACCCAGACCGCGGAAATCCACCGGATGCGCGCCATGGGCTGACGGCCGCCGGGCCCGGTGGCATGCTGGGAGCACCTGCGGGAGGAGCTCCGCCGTGCTTCGTGTCGCCGTCGTCGGTTCGGGCCCCAGCGGGGTCTACGCCGCTCAGACATTGGTCCAGCAGCGTGAGGTGCCGGGCGTCCGCGTCGACGTGCTGGACCGGCTGCCCGCGCCGTACGGGCTGGTGCGCTACGGGGTGGCCCCCGACCACGAGAAGATCAAGTCGCTCCAGGGGAGCCTGCGCACGGTGCTGGAGGACGAACGGATCCGCTTCCTCGGCAACGTCGAGGTCGGCGGACCGCAGCTGCCCGCCGAGCGGCTGCTGGAGCTCTACCACGCGGTGGTGTACTGCGTGGGTGCCGCCCGCGACCGGCTGCTCGGCATCCCCGGCGAGGAGCTCGCCGGCGTGCACTCCGCGACGGCCTTCGTCGCCTGGTACAGCGGGCACCCGGATGCCGTCGGCGAGGCCTTCGACCTGCCCGCGGTGGGCTCGGCGGTGGTCGTCGGGGCGGGCAATGTCGCCGTGGACGTGACGCGGATGCTGGCCCGCGGCGAGCCCGAACTGTCCCCGACCGACATGCCGCAGCCGGCCTTGGGCGCGCTCGCGGACAGTGGCGTGAAATCGGTGTCGATGGTGGCCCGGCGCGGGCCCTCGCAGGGCAAGTTCACCACCAAGGAACTGCGGGAGTTGGGCACTCTGCCGCAGGTCGCCGCCGTCGTGGACCCCGCCGAGCTGGCGCTCGACCCCGCGTACGCCGACCCGGGCGCGGCCGCCGCGCTGCCCGCAGTGGCCCGGCGCAACCTGGAGGTGCTGCGCGGCTGGGCCGGGCAGGACTCGGGCGACGCCCGGCGCCGGATCGCGCTGCGGTTCTACCTGCGCCCGGTGGAGGTACTGGCCGGCCCCGGCGGCCGGGTCGCCGGGGTCCGGTTCGAGCGGACCGCCCCGGACGGCCGGGGCGGAGTCGTGGGGACCGGCGCCTACGAGGACGTCGAGGCGCAGTTGGTGCTGCGCTCGGTGGGGTACCAGGGCGTTCCGCTGCCCGGCCTCCCGTTCGACCCGGTGAAGGCCACGGTCCCGCACGCCGCGGGCCGGGTGCTGCGCGAGGGCCGGGCCTCGGTCGGCGAGTACGTGGCGGGCTGGATCAAGCGCGGCCCGACCGGGGTGATCGGGACCAACCGGCCCTGCGCCAAGGAGACGGCGTCGTCGCTGCTCCAGGACGCTGCGGTGCTGGCCGGGCGGGACCTGCCGGGCGACCCGCTGGACGCACTGCGGGCGGCGGGCCTGCACCCGGTGGAGTGGCCGGGCTGGCTGGCGATCGAGGCGGCCGAGGCCGACCTCGGGCACTCGCTGGGCCGCCGCTCGGTGAAGATCCCGGACTGGCCGGGCCTGCTGGCAGCGGCGAACGCGGGAACCTGAGCCCTGGCCGGGCCGAACGGGGCCGGGCCTGGCACGGATCGGCCGGCACGGATCGGCCTCGCCTGGCCTCGCCTGGCCTCGCCTGGCCTCGCCTGGCCCGCCTGGCCTTTCCTCGCCTGGCCTGGCCCGGCACGGATCAGCCTCGCCTGGCCCGCCCGGCCTCGCCTGGCCCGCCCGGCACGGATCAGCCTCGCCTGGCTCGGCCCGGCACGGATCGGCCTCGCACGGATCGGCCCGGCACGGATCGGCCCGGCACGGATCGGCCCGGCACGGATCGGCCTCGCACGGATCGGCCCGGCACGGGCAGGCCGGCCATGATCGGCCGGACACCCGCCAGTCTAGGCGGCCTGGCGGGCGGCCTCCGCGGCGGCTGCGGTGAGCAC contains these protein-coding regions:
- a CDS encoding GNAT family N-acetyltransferase — translated: MSTAHPAALNFRSAVETDVPELVVLVESAYRGDASRAGWTTEADYLDGQRTDPDGVRAIIESADGVLLVVERAGELVACCQLEHRGDHAYFGMFAVRPGLQGGGLGKEILAEAERRAVETWGAKEMRMTVVSVREELIAYYVRRGYRRTGELSPFPYGDERFGVPLRDDLAFELLVKPL
- a CDS encoding M56 family metallopeptidase, which translates into the protein MMVPAALLLLGALTAVFAPRLLARAEWPEREPVVALWVWQCVVGAVLLCFALSMLLSAAAAWLAVRGPLFAKAPHGVVDAYALGPTGGPWAAGTALALAGGGLWTGARLTREVLRARARRRARGAELLVRAPLLPGEDPAGARLVVLEGTRPDAWWLPGAAPQLVVTTAALGRLKGSQLDAVLAHEQGHAQARHDWLLHCSRALAGGFPQVPVFAAFEAEMHRLVELAADDVASRRFGRLTIALALVGLNEDRGVFGPYPSPQPHVSERVRRLLSAAPRLSAGRRLRLTALATLLPAVPLAVALTPGLSALT
- a CDS encoding FAD-dependent oxidoreductase — its product is MLRVAVVGSGPSGVYAAQTLVQQREVPGVRVDVLDRLPAPYGLVRYGVAPDHEKIKSLQGSLRTVLEDERIRFLGNVEVGGPQLPAERLLELYHAVVYCVGAARDRLLGIPGEELAGVHSATAFVAWYSGHPDAVGEAFDLPAVGSAVVVGAGNVAVDVTRMLARGEPELSPTDMPQPALGALADSGVKSVSMVARRGPSQGKFTTKELRELGTLPQVAAVVDPAELALDPAYADPGAAAALPAVARRNLEVLRGWAGQDSGDARRRIALRFYLRPVEVLAGPGGRVAGVRFERTAPDGRGGVVGTGAYEDVEAQLVLRSVGYQGVPLPGLPFDPVKATVPHAAGRVLREGRASVGEYVAGWIKRGPTGVIGTNRPCAKETASSLLQDAAVLAGRDLPGDPLDALRAAGLHPVEWPGWLAIEAAEADLGHSLGRRSVKIPDWPGLLAAANAGT
- a CDS encoding DUF305 domain-containing protein, producing the protein MDMAKGLLGRTTGAVVAAGVLLVLAGCRDGDGGDGTKDAGAAVIAPGRPGEKARTLSPEEAAGRQPDDSPNAADRTYVQHMVEHHRQALTMSALAPERASAEGVKRLAERISAAQQPEIGSMEKWLARHPAPAGAPSGGPPGHDHGAMPGMATEQQLARLTEAKGAEFDRLFLTLMTAHHEGAVKMAGEVLAAGNNGAVEEMANEVVATQTAEIHRMRAMG
- a CDS encoding helix-turn-helix domain-containing protein yields the protein MSPRSASVNEELRRRSRERLLQATVELVAERGYEATTLGDIADRAGAARGLVSYYFPGKRQLLQSAVHRLMHLTLDAALEREPRSNDGRERLARAVDAILGLARDEPLLMRTHMAGILQAEGFVQCPEQQRLAELLRDTVTRYGSADVDTDYPLLRALLMGAVVAVLLPGAPMPWARLRAELFQRYGLDWELGVPPEGGPPEATFPPAG
- a CDS encoding dienelactone hydrolase family protein, with the protein product MAYETVAREVEIATAGAAPMTAYVARPAGGDRHPLVLVGSELWGLTEDVRGVVRQVAALGYVAIAPNLYHRSGAGTARGLTESAANRERAFELLGQLTRDGVEEDLRSAIAHARSHEQATEETGVLGFSLGGHIAYFAATRLDLAAAAIFYPGWLPVAGTALSRPEPLLAATGAIAERDVRIVLFFAELDHVIDAEQRAQIGDALEAAGPRHEEVVYPGARHAFFFPGREPYDKAAAEDSWTRVRELFAAELGR
- a CDS encoding DUF5134 domain-containing protein, which codes for MSLPASLSAWLLVLLCFVSGAYCLRRVRRSEREARGAAAGEAVMGFGMAVMAVPSGIGPWGPGILLAVFCGAVLHALWLLRGGVHHTHHLVGSLAMAYMALTMTAGHGHGGGLPLVTGALLLYYAGYVLLGGARLVTAGGVAPQIAGGPQVSPAELTRACRLAMGIGMLAMLPGL
- a CDS encoding glycerophosphodiester phosphodiesterase family protein; the encoded protein is MTFLTIGHRGVMGVEPENTLRSFVRAERSGMDVIALDLQLSKDGVLVVLHDAEVDRTTDGSGSVADLTVAALRELDAGQGEHVPVFEEVLDAVRTPLQVSVQSGAAAAALAELVLRHDLTTRVEVASFHDEVLAQTVRLVPGLRGCLYADVHLAHRRTIVDRALAAGAGTVALNIRELTLDTVESVHAAGLRVIGWTVNTLQQLRVARALELDGAATDFPEIRSTGRFIA